Proteins encoded in a region of the Carassius gibelio isolate Cgi1373 ecotype wild population from Czech Republic chromosome B5, carGib1.2-hapl.c, whole genome shotgun sequence genome:
- the gng10 gene encoding guanine nucleotide-binding protein G(I)/G(S)/G(O) subunit gamma-10, with translation MSSNSNLTTMKRTVEQLKLEASVDRIKVSQAAADLQQYCLQNASKDALLVGVPAASNPFREPRSCALL, from the exons atgtcttCAAACTCAAACCTCACGACCATGAAGCGCACTGTGGAGCAGCTCAAACTCGAAGCCAGCGTGGACAGAATCAAA GTTTCTCAAGCCGCTGCAGATCTACAGCAGTACTGTCTCCAGAACGCCAGTAAAGACGCTCTTCTGGTCGGCGTCCCAGCTGCGAGTAACCCGTTCAGAGAGCCGCGCTCATGTGCCCTGCTCTAG
- the rabepk gene encoding rab9 effector protein with kelch motifs: MELLPILDPEERPQSRQWYVVVPTGAGPAVSVGHTCTFLRSSDEGKGRIVIIGGANPDGSFSESYIINLDAHEWDVPDWVGLQARYEHCSFVPESDPQSLWVFAGAEKNGNRNCVQVLRTSADAEGRGSWQTVQVKGTAPTGRTYHTSSACVGDRLYVFSGGDAGASPVTDPQLHVFDSVSVTWLQPESRGTPPAPRHGHVIAAVGSNIYIHGGLAGEKFYSDMFLLNTETLKWEKVRPKGDVPPGVAAHSSLTFGNNIFIFGGMTADGATNAMYKFQSDKQRWTLLRFDGDLPPSRLDHCMCLMPWRVKTPEEHAAQSRDADVVHLCFIFGGMDTQGVMFNDCLVTVLT; encoded by the exons ATGGAGCTGCTGCCTATTCTGGATCCGGAGGAGCGGCCGCAGAGCAGACAGTG GTATGTGGTGGTGCCCACAGGAGCCGGTCCTGCTGTCTCTGTGGGTCACACCTGCACATTTCTGCGCTCCAGTGATGAAGGGAAGGGACGGATTGTGATCATCGGTGGAGCCAATCCTGATGGAAGCTTCTCTGAGTCTTATATTATCAATCTAG ATGCTCATGAATGGGACGTTCCAGACTGGGTCGGGCTGCAGGCGCGCTACGAACACTGCAGCTTTGTTCCCGAGAGCGACCCGCAGAGTCTCTGGGTGTTTGCTGGAGCCGAGAAGAACGGGAACCGCAACTGTGTTCAAGTGTTGCGCACTTCAG CTGATGCTGAAGGCCGTGGGTCGTGGCAGACGGTTCAGGTGAAAGGAACCGCTCCGACAGGCCGAACGTATCATACAAGCTCCGCCTGTGTCGGAGACAGACTCTATGTGTTTTCTGGAGGAGACGCTGGAGCTTCGCCTGTCACTGACCCTCAGCTCCACGTCTTTGATTCAG TCAGTGTGACGTGGCTGCAGCCGGAGAGCCGAGGGACGCCTCCTGCACCGCGGCACGGTCACGTGATCGCCGCCGTCGGCTCCAACATCTACATACACGGAGGACTGGCCGGAGAGAAGTTCTACAGCGACATGTTCCTGCTCAACACCG AAACACTGAAGTGGGAGAAGGTGAGACCTAAAGGAGACGTGCCGCCGGGAGTAGCAGCTCATTCCTCCCTAACCTTCGGGAACAACATCTTCATCTTCGGAGGAATGACAGCAGATGGAGCCACCAACGCCATGTACAAGTTTCAGAGTG ATAAACAGCGCTGGACGCTGCTGAGGTTTGACGGAGATCTTCCTCCCAGCAGACTGGATCACTGCATGTGTTTAATGCCGTGGCGTGTGAAGACGCCTGAAGAACACGCCGCTCAGTCACGTGACGCAGACGTGGTGCATCTGTGCTTCATCTTCGGAGGGATGGACACTCAGGGCGTCATGTTCAACGACTGCCTCGTTACTGTGCTGACATGA